A part of Vulpes lagopus strain Blue_001 chromosome 4, ASM1834538v1, whole genome shotgun sequence genomic DNA contains:
- the LOC121489357 gene encoding transcription factor BTF3-like, with translation MFTNQGTVIHFNNPEVQASLAVSTFTITGHAETKQPTDTLPSMLNQLGADSLTSLRRLAEALPKQSVDGKAPLATGEGDDDEVSDLVEHFDEASKNEAN, from the coding sequence ATGttcacaaaccaaggaacagtGATCCACTTTAACAACCCTGAAGTTCAGGCATCGCTGGCGGTGAGCACTTTCACCATCACAGGCCATGCGGAGACAAAGCAGCCGACAGATACGCTACCCAGTATGTTGAACCAGCTTGGTGCAGACAGTCTGACTAGTTTAAGAAGATTGGCTGAAGCTCTGCCCAAACAGTCTGTGGATGGAAAAGCACCACTTGCTACCGGAGAGGGTGATGATGATGAAGTTTCAGATCTTGTGGAGCATTTTGATGAAGCTTCCAAGAATGAAGCAAACTGA